The Raphanus sativus cultivar WK10039 chromosome 2, ASM80110v3, whole genome shotgun sequence genome includes a region encoding these proteins:
- the LOC108840789 gene encoding NAC domain-containing protein 89 produces the protein MEAEAEAVGAFKDTAASVEAATVFPGFKFSPTDVELISYYLKRKMDGLERSVEVIPETDIYNFEPWDLPDKSIVKSETEWFFFCSRGKKYPHGSQNRRATKMGYWKATGKERDVKSSSQVIGTKRTLVFHMGRAPKGERTEWLMHEYCMKGVSTDDALVVCRLRRNKEFHSCTSSHKAPESDLPAEKHMIMQNGGGAASSRSQADLDSMVDFYLAGESGEELLNEMAETADNLQVQTEDDFFADILKDEIINVDEAVTTGNLANEVPTLESASKAIRVLPLPSMIDNQMASLLEERPSQQKKGKGSSGTDQLSSCFMGIYSIKTVNRARWDVIICVVALIVMLFYLE, from the exons ATGGAGGCGGAGGCGGAGGCGGTGGGAGCTTTTAAGGATACGGCGGCGTCAGTTGAAGCCGCGACGGTGTTTCCGGGGTTCAAGTTCTCGCCGACGGACGTGGAGCTGATCTCGTATTACCTGAAGCGGAAGATGGACGGTTTGGAGCGGTCCGTTGAGGTTATACCGGAAACAGATATTTACAACTTCGAGCCTTGGGATTTGCCCG aTAAGTCGATAGTTAAATCAGAAACGGAATGGTTCTTCTTCTGTTCACGAGGCAAAAAGTATCCACATGGGTCACAGAACAGGAGAGCGACCAAGATGGGGTACTGGAAAGCCACTGGAAAAGAACGTGATGTGAAGTCTTCTTCTCAAGTGATTGGAACAAAGAGGACGCTTGTCTTCCATATGGGTCGTGCACCAAAAGGCGAAAGAACAGAATGGCTTATGCACGAGTACTGCATGAAAGGAGTTTCTACG GATGATGCTTTGGTTGTTTGCCGGCTTAGGAGGAACAAAGAGTTCCATTCTTGTACGAGTAGTCACAAGGCACCAGAGTCAGATTTACCAGCAGAGAAGCACATGATCATGCAAAATGGTGGTGGTGCTGCTAGTTCTAGGAGCCAGGCTGATTTGGACAGCATGGTTGATTTTTACCTTGCCGGTGAGTCAGGGGAGGAGCTTCTCAACGAGATGGCAGAAACAGCAGACAATCTACAG GTGCAAACTGAAGATGATTTCTTTGCGGATATCCTAAAGGACGAAATAATCAATGTGGATGAAGCGGTCACAACGGGGAATTTAGCGAACGAAGTGCCAACACTTGAATCAGCATCAAAGGCTATAAGGGTACTACCTTTACCTAGCATGATTGACAACCAGATGGCTTCACTGTTAGAGGAAAGACCATCGCAGCAGAAGAAAGGAAAAGGGAGCAGTGGCACGGACCAGTTGTCGAGCTGCTTCATGGGGATATACTCGATCAAAACGGTGAACAGGGCGCGATGGGACGTGATTATATGTGTAGTTGCTCTTATTGTAATGTTGTTTTATCTAGAGTAA
- the LOC108843167 gene encoding bifunctional nitrilase/nitrile hydratase NIT4: MSTHQDMSLVTATPPINVDQTFPEIEMSGDSSSSSSIVRATVVQACTIFYDTPATLDKAERLLAEAADNGSQLVVFPEAFIGGYPRGSSFELAIGARTAKGRDDFRKYLASAIDVPGPEVERLGEMARKYKVFLVMGVIEREGYTLYCSVLFFDSQGQFLGKHRKLMPTALERCIWGFGDGSTIPVFDTPIGKIGAAICWENRMPSLRTAMYAKGIEIYCAPTADARETWLASMTHIALEGGCFVLSSNQFCRRKDYPPPPEYTFSGSEESLTPDSVVCAGGSSIISPLGIVLAGPNYEGEALISADLDLGDIARAKFDFDVVGHYSRPEVFSLNIREHPRKAVSFTSEATKDETVKK, encoded by the exons ATGTCCACTCACCAAGATATGTCTCTCGTCACGGCCACTCCTCCCATCAACGTCGATCAAACCTTCCCCGAGATCGAGATGTCCGgcgactcctcctcctcctcctccatcgtACGAGCAACCGTCGTCCAGGCATGCACCATCTTCTACGATACTCCCGCCACGCTAG ACAAGGCGGAGAGGTTACTTGCCGAGGCGGCGGATAACGGGTCACAGCTCGTCGTGTTCCCGGAGGCGTTCATCGGCGGATATCCTCGCGGCTCAAGCTTCGAGCTGGCCATTGGTGCTCGGACGGCTAAAGGAAGAGACGACTTTCGCAAGTATCTTGCTTCTGCCATCGATGTTCCTG GCCCTGAAGTGGAACGTTTGGGGGAGATGGCTAGGAAGTACAAAGTGTTCTTGGTCATGGGTGTGATCGAGAGGGAAGGCTATACTCTATACTGTTCTGTCCTTTTCTTTGACTCGCAAGGTCAGTTCTTGGGTAAGCACAGGAAACTCATGCCTACGGCTCTTGAACGTTGCATCTGGGGGTTCGGAGATGGATCAACCATCCCTGTTTTCGATACTCCGATCGGTAAAATCGGTGCTGCTATTTGTTGGGAGAATAGGATGCCGTCTTTAAGAACCGCAATGTATGCCAAAG GCATTGAGATATATTGTGCACCTACTGCTGACGCTAGAGAAACTTGGCTAGCGTCGATGACTCACATCGCTCTCGAAGGTGGATGTTTTGTTTTATCATCTAACCAGTTCTGTCGCCGGAAAGACTATCCTCCTCCACCGGAATACACGTTTTCCGGTTCAGAAGAGAGCCTTACACCTGATTCTGTTGTCTGTGCTGGTGGAAGCTCTATCATTTCGCCTTTAGGAATTGTTCTAGCTGGACCAAACTATGAAGGAGAGGCTCTTATCTCAGCTGATCtag aTCTTGGGGACATAGCACGAGCTAAGTTTGACTTCGATGTGGTGGGTCATTACTCGAGGCCTGAAGTGTTTAGCTTGAACATAAGGGAGCATCCGAGAAAAGCGGTCAGTTTCACGTCCGAGGCAACCAAAGATGAGACCGTCAAAAAGTGA
- the LOC130508614 gene encoding uncharacterized protein LOC130508614, with protein MNKSWVWLPRNSLEYEKGASEFVSAASSRLGGPAEIFCPCVDCRNVCHQSAEKVLEHLVIRGMDPKYKICRLWSKHGDTRPDKSSGINSSENEAYELLRTAFMPSEDYPAAHQENAEAFEGSESPAEADFRKKLEDAEIPLYSKCSNYTKVAAIMGLYRIKVKSGMSESFFDQLLSLVHDMLPGDNVLPKSTDEMKKFLKQFGFGYDVIHACKNDCILYRNQYEDAVSCPRCSESRWEKDKHTGEEKKGIPVKVLRYFPIKDRFRRMFRSKRLAEELRWHSTNASEDGSMRHPVDSLTWVQTNNKWPEFAAEARNLRLGISTDGMNPFSIQSTNHSTWPVFLVNYNMAPTQCMKSENIMLTMLIPGPSAPGNNIDVYLQPLVDDLKSLWTEGMEVYDSFKKESFTLRAMLLWSITDYPGLGTLAGCKVKGKQACNVCGKDTPHRWLKFSRKHVYMGNRKRLMPNHPYRRQKGWFDNTVEAGYSNRIQSGAEICESLRDFKNDFGKQISKRIKRKRTAVDEDDIDLPVRHNIDVMHVEKNVSDALLSILMHNAKSKNGLKARKDLEDMGIRSNLHAQIGSSRRNNYKKRRC; from the exons ATGAATAAATCATGGGTATGGTTGCCAAG AAATAGCCTTGAGTATGAAAAAGGAGCAAGTGAGTTTGTGTCTGCTGCATCAAGCCGTTTAGGTGGTCCAGCTGAAATTTTCTGTCCTTGTGTCGATTGCCGCAATGTCTGCCATCAGTCTGCTGAGAAAGTTTTGGAGCATCTGGTGATTAGAGGGATGGATCCAAAGTACAAGATTTGTAGATTATGGTCTAAACACGGAGATACAAGGCCTGATAAGTCATCTGGTATCAACTCGTCTGAAAATGAAGCGTACGAGTTGTTGAGAACAGCTTTCATGCCAAGTGAAGATTATCCAGCAGCTCATCAAGAGAATGCAGAAGCGTTTGAGGGAAGTGAAAGCCCAGCAGAAGCTGATTTCAGGAAAAAGTTGGAGGATGCAGAAATCCCATTGTACTCGAAGTGTTCAAACTACACCAAGGTGGCTGCAATCATGGGTCTTTACCGGATAAAAGTCAAAAGTGGGATGTCTGAGAGCTTTTTTGATCAGCTTTTGTCATTAGTTCATGACATGCTTCCCGGAGACAATGTTCTACCTAAGTCTACTGATGAGATGAAGAAGTTTCTGAAGCAGTTTGGTTTTGGCTACGATGTCATTCACGCCTGCAAGAATGACTGTATCTTGTATAGAAACCAGTATGAAGATGCGGTGAGCTGTCCAAGATGCAGTGAATCAAGATGGGAGAAGGATAAGCATACTGGTGAGGAGAAGAAAGGGATTCCGGTCAAGGTCCTTAGGTATTTTCCGATCAAAGACAGGTTCAGAAGAATGTTTAGATCAAAGCGTTTAGCGGAGGAATTGCGTTGGCACTCTACTAATGCTTCTGAAGATGGAAGTATGCGACATCCAGTAGATTCACTGACATGGGTTCAGACAAACAACAAATGGCCGGAGTTCGCTGCTGAAGCAAGAAACCTACGACTTGGTATTTCTACAGATGGCATGAATCCGTTCTCTATCCAGAGCACCAACCACAGCACATGGCCTGTTTTCTTAGTCAACTACAACATGGCTCCCACACAGTGCATGAAATCCgagaacatcatgttgacaatGCTGATACCAGGACCATCTGCACCTGGGAACAACATTGATGTGTATCTACAGCCACTGGTAGATGACTTGAAGAGTTTGTGGACAGAAGGTATGGAAGTCTATGATTCCTTTAAAAAGGAGAGTTTTACTCTTAGAGCTATGCTGTTGTGGAGTATCACCGACTACCCTGGATTAGGCACATTAGCCGGGTGTAAAGTGAAGGGAAAGCAAGCATGTAATGTCTGTGGGAAGGACACACCCCATAGGTGGCTAAAGTTTAGTCGGAAACATGTTTATATGGGGAACAGGAAGCGGCTCATGCCTAATCATCCTTACAGGCGACAGAAAGGATGGTTTGACAACACGGTGGAAGCTGGTTATTCGAATAGGATTCAGAGTGGAGCTGAGATCTGTGAAAGTCTCAGGGACTTCAAAAACGACTTTGGGAAACAAATAAGTAAGAggatcaaaagaaaaaggacTGCAGTAGACGAGGATGATATT GATTTGCCTGTGAGGCATAACATAGATGTTATGCACGTGGAGAAGAATGTGTCTGATGCACTGCTGTCTATCCTGATGCACAATGCGAAATCAAAGAATGGCCTCAAAGCAAGAAAAGATTTAGAAGATATGGGGATTAGAAGCAACTTGCATGCACAAATCGGTTCCAGTAGAAGAAACAATTACAAGAAACGAAGATGTTGA
- the LOC108843165 gene encoding ruvB-like protein 1: MEKVKIEEIQSTAKKQRIATHTHIKGLGLEPTGIPIPLAAGFVGQLEAREAAGLVVDMIKQKKMAGKALLLAGPPGTGKTALALGISQELGSKVPFCPMVGSEVYSSEVKKTEVLMENFRRAIGLRIKETKDVYEGEVTELSPEETESLTGGYGKSISHVIIGLKTVKGTKQLKLDPTIYDALIKEKVAVGDVIYIEANSGAVKRVGRSDAFATEFDLEAEEYVPLPKGEVHKKKEIVQDVTLQDLDAANARPQGGQDILSLMGQMMKPRKTEITDKLRQEINKVVNRYIDEGVAELVPGVLFIDEVHMLDMECFSYLNRALESSLSPIVIFATNRGVCNVRGTDMPSPHGVPIDLLDRLVIIRTQIYNPSEMIQIIAIRAQVEELTVDEECLVLLGDIGQRTSLRHAVQLLSPASIVAKMSGRDNICKADIEEVTSLYLDAKSSAKLLHEQQEKYIS, translated from the exons ATGGAGAAAGTAAAGATTGAAGAAATACAGTCCACCGCTAAGAAACAGCGGATTGCTACTCACACTCATATCAAAGGCCTCGGCCTCgag CCAACCGGGATTCCTATACCATTGGCGGCTGGATTTGTCGGTCAACTCGAGGCTAGAGAGGCAGCTGGTCTTGTTGTCGACATGATCAAACAGAAGAAAATGGCTGGCAAGGCTCTTTTGCTCGCTGGACCTCCCGGAACCGGGAAAACTGCTTTGGCTCTTGGAATATCCCAAGAGCTGGGAAGTAAG GTTCCCTTTTGTCCAATGGTTGGATCTGAGGTTTACTCATCAGAGGTTAAGAAAACTGAGGTTCTCATGGAGAATTTTAGACGTGCCATTGGCCTACGTATCAAGGAAACCAAAGACGTCTACGAAGGagag GTTACGGAGCTGTCCCCAGAAGAGACTGAAAGTCTTACTGGAGGTTATGGCAAAAGCATCAGTCATGTTATCATTGGACTCAAGACAGTCAAAGGAACCAAACAACTTAAGTTGGATCCCACTATCTACGATGCCTTGATTAAGGAAAAA GTAGCTGTGGGGGATGTTATATACATTGAAGCAAACAGTGGAGCTGTCAAGCGGGTGGGTAGAAGTGATGCTTTTGCCACTGAGTTCGACCTGGAAGCAGAAGAATATGTTCCACTTCCCAAGGGAGAGGTTcacaaaaagaaagagattgtGCAG GATGTGACGCTTCAAGATCTGGATGCAGCAAATGCTCGACCTCAAGGTGGGCAGGATATACTTTCTTTGATGGGCCAAATGATGAAACCCCGGAAGACTGAGATCACTGATAAGCTGCGCCAAGAAATTAACAAG GTTGTTAACCGTTATATAGATGAAGGTGTTGCAGAACTCGTTCCCGGAGTTCTATTTATCGATGAG GTTCATATGCTTGATATGGAGTGCTTTTCTTACTTAAACCGTGCGCTGGAGAGCTCTTTATCTCCAATAGTGATATTTGCAACAAATAGAGGAGTCTGCAACGTTAG AGGGACTGATATGCCTAGTCCACATGGAGTCCCTATCGACTTGTTGGATCGGTTGGTGATTATCAGGACTCAAATCTATAATCCCTCTGAAATGATACAG ATTATAGCCATTCGTGCGCAAGTAGAAGAGCTAACGGTGGATGAAGAATGCTTGGTCCTACTTGGGGACATTGGGCAAAGAACATCTCTAAG ACACGCTGTTCAGCTGTTGTCTCCTGCCAGCATCGTGGCGAAAATGAGTGGACGTGACAATATCTGCAAG GCTGATATAGAGGAAGTAACATCACTCTACCTTGATGCCAAATCTTCAGCAAAGCTTTTACACGAGCAACAAGAAAAATACATCTCATGA
- the LOC108837014 gene encoding mitochondrial fission protein ELM1-like: protein MRPILLPDPPSLSTGVPEIFEQGGSQNIVRRAVVIGNGFPGSENQSIGLARALGLAENHLLYRVTRPKGGIHEWLHWLPVGFHKKLEFLLRHLYLYSRLMLRPKQSKYIASENGGSKLGLSSVLEADVKEIVTMARETYEKDGPLVVIACGRDTVSVASSIRRLASENVFVVQIQHPRSHLNRFDMVITPRHDYYPLTPEAQEHVPRFLRRWITPREPPQDHVVLTTGALHQIDYASLRKSASAWHDEFASLPKPLVVVNIGWPRRNCRYGADLAKQLTDALLSVLDSCGSVRIALSYKTPEKVSRVIFKELGDNPKVYIWNGQEPNPYMGHLAWGDAFVVTADSVSLISEACSTGKPVYVIGADHCKWKIADFHKSLRERGVVRPFTGFEDMSESWSYPPLSDTAEAAMRVRTALAARGWSVRS from the exons ATGAGGCCAATCCTATTGCCGGATCCACCCAGTCTATCCACCGGCGTACCCGAGATTTTCGAACAAGGCGGTTCCCAGAACATCGTCAGACGAGCAGTCGTCATCGGAAACGGTTTCCCTGGCTCCGAGAATCAGTCTATCGGTCTCGCTCGTGCTCTCGGCTTGGCCGAAAACCACCTACTCTAC CGAGTTACAAGACCTAAAGGAGGGATACATGAGTGGCTACACTGGCTCCCTGTTGGTTTTCACAAGAAGCTGGAGTTTTTACTCAGGCATCTTTACCTCTACTCCAGATTGATGCTTAGGCCCAAACAAAGTAAATACATCGCGTCAGAGAATGGTGGCAGCAAACTAGGCTTGTCTTCTGTTCTCGAGGCTGACGTGAAGGAGATTGTCACCATGGCTCGTGAGACCTATGAAAA GGATGGCCCGTTGGTTGTGATTGCGTGTGGTAGAGATACAGTTTCTGTCGCTAGCTCCATAAGGCGTCTCGCTTCTGAAAACGTCTTTGTCGTTCAG ATACAACATCCTAGATCACACCTGAATAGGTTTGACATGGTGATAACCCCTCGTCACGACTATTATCCTCTAACCCCGGAAGCGCAAGAGCACGTTCCTAGATTTTTGCGTAGGTGGATAACTCCACGTGAACCACCTCAGGATCATGTA GTCTTGACTACTGGAGCTCTACACCAGATCGATTATGCCTCACTCCGTAAATCAGCTAGTGCTTGGCATGATGAGTTTGCTTCTCTTCCAAAGCCCTTGGTTGTGGTTAACATTGGCTGGCCTAGAC GTAACTGTCGTTATGGAGCAGACCTCGCTAAGCAGCTAACAGACGCTCTTCTTAGTGTCCTTGATAGCTGTGGAAGTGTCAGAATTGCTCTCTCCTACAAAACCCCTGAAAAG GTTTCAAGAGTCATTTTCAAGGAATTAGGAGATAACCCAAAAGTCTACATTTGGAATGGCCAAG AACCAAATCCTTACATGGGACATTTAGCTTGGGGTGATGCCTTTGTAGTGACAGCAGATTCTGTCAGTCTCATAAGCGAAGCCTGCAGCACCGG GAAACCAGTGTATGTTATTGGAGCCGATCACTGTAAATGGAAGATTGCAGATTTCCACAAGTCTTTGAGGGAGCGAGGAGTTGTCCGCCCATTTACTGGTTTCGAAGAC ATGTCGGAAAGTTGGAGTTATCCGCCATTGAGTGACACAGCAGAGGCAGCTATGAGGGTACGTACTGCATTAGCTGCACGTGGTTGGAGTGTACGCTCTTGA
- the LOC108840017 gene encoding protein FANTASTIC FOUR 3 → MAAYRSFHQIFESQRQDKAPKSLLDTLISSSSPWNPLPIKGLHVTDHNETPPFTEIFGELHFRESAHSSFEKTSSENSSLQLCTEGLGSESYYDLEDGKVNCDGNGEEDDNHETEVMKGKDNGSSNEECGPWRKERREYPPPMTRMSFKTYREEGRLVLEEVRIPKREFLLASREDGRLKLKLVQPEDEDEDEDEYEEEKKDKLV, encoded by the coding sequence ATGGCAGCTTATAGAAGCTTTCATCAAATATTCGAGAGCCAAAGACAAGACAAGGCTCCAAAGTCGCTTCTTGATACTCTGATCTCCTCTTCTTCACCCTGGAACCCGCTCCCAATCAAAGGGCTCCACGTCACCGACCACAACGAAACGCCACCTTTTACAGAGATATTCGGTGAGCTCCACTTCAGGGAATCAGCTCATTCTTCTTTCGAGAAAACCTCATCAGAGAACAGTAGCTTGCAGCTGTGTACTGAAGGTCTAGGGTCAGAGAGCTATTACGACTTGGAAGATGGGAAAGTCAACTGTGACGGTAacggagaagaagatgataatCATGAGACCGAAGTGATGAAGGGTAAAGATAACGGAAGCAGCAATGAGGAGTGTGGACCATGGAGGAAAGAACGGAGAGAGTATCCTCCACCGATGACAAGGATGAGTTTCAAGACGTATAGAGAAGAAGGGAGGCTTGTGTTGGAAGAAGTTAGAATTCCAAAGAGAGAGTTTCTTCTAGCCAGCCGTGAAGACGGTAGACTCAAGCTGAAGTTGGTTCAACCAgaggatgaggatgaagatgagGACGAGtacgaagaagagaagaaagataaaCTGGTTTGA
- the LOC108842664 gene encoding NAC domain-containing protein 90: MAEELTIGFRFYPTEDELVAFYLRNQLEGRSDDSMHRVIPVLDVFEVEPSHLPNVAGERCRGDAEQWFFFVPRQEREARGGRPSRTTGSGYWKATGSPGPVISKDNRMIGVKKTMVFYTGKAPTGRKTKWKMNEYKAIDETVITSTIPKLRHEFSLCRVYITSGSSRAFDRRPVGSFQTERMLTSDVGVAETSFRVGSSPETSMSGGEHVDLSVNTEMVDALTEPMWEWEQLNWS; the protein is encoded by the exons ATGGCGGAGGAGCTTACCATTGGGTTTCGCTTCTATCCCACGGAAGACGAACTGGTTGCTTTCTACCTACGAAACCAGCTCGAAGGAAGGAGTGATGACTCAATGCACCGTGTCATACCAGTTCTAGACGTCTTTGAGGTCGAGCCTAGTCATCTTCCAA ATGTTGCGGGAGAGAGATGTCGAGGAGATGCTGAGCAATGGTTCTTCTTTGTGCCAAGACAAGAACGGGAAGCAAGAGGAGGCAGACCAAGTAGAACCACTGGTTCAGGGTACTGGAAAGCGACTGGATCACCTGGTCCAGTCATTTCCAAAGATAACCGAATGATTGGAGTCAAGAAAACTATGGTTTTCTACACTGGAAAAGCACCAACCGGAAGGAAAACAAAATGGAAGATGAATGAGTACAAAGCCATTGACGAAACAGTCATCACCTCCACAATCCCTAAG TTGAGACATGAATTCAGTTTATGTCGGGTCTACATAACATCAGGAAGCTCAAGAGCATTTGATAGACGCCCTGTGGGAAGTTTTCAGACAGAGAGAATGCTTACAAGTGATGTTGGAGTTGCTGAGACATCATTTCGTGTGGGAAGCTCACCAGAAACTTCTATGTCAGGAGGAGAGCATGTTGATCTCTCTGTGAACACAGAGATGGTTGATGCTTTAACTGAACCAATGTGGGAATGGGAACAGCTGAATTGGTCTTGA
- the LOC108842659 gene encoding vesicle-associated membrane protein 714, whose product MAIIYAVVARGTVVLAEFSAVTGNTGAVVRRILEKLSPETADERLCFSQDRYIFHILRSDGLTFLCMANDTFGRRIPFSYLEEIHKRFMKNYGRVAHSAPAYAMNDEFSRVLHQQMEFFSSNPSVDTLNRVRGEVTEIRSVMVDNIEKIMERGDRIELLVDKTSTMQDNAFHFRKQSKRLRRALWMKNAKLLVMLTCVIVLVLYIIIASFCGGITLPSCRS is encoded by the exons ATGGCGATCATCTACGCGGTTGTGGCGAGGGGCACGGTGGTACTAGCGGAGTTCAGCGCCGTCACGGGGAACACAGGCGCCGTGGTGCGCCGGATCCTCGAGAAGCTCTCGCCGGAAACCGCCGACGAGAGACTCTGCTTCTCCCAAGACCGTTACATCTTCCATATCCTCAGATCCGACGGGCTCACCTTCCTCTGTATGGCCAACGATACCTTTGGAA GGAGGATACCGTTTTCGTATTTGGAGGAGATTCATAAGAGGTTCATGAAAAACTACGGGAGAGTGGCGCATAGTGCTCCAGCTTACGCGATGAACGATGAGTTCTCGAGGGTTCTGCATCAGCAGATGGAGTTCTTCTCTAGTAATCCTAGTGTTGATACTCTCAATCGTGTCCGAGGAGAAGTCACTGAG ATAAGATCGGTGATGGTGGATAACATTGAGAAGATAATGGAGAGAGGTGATAGGATTGAGCTTCTTGTTGATAAAACTTCAACTATGCAAGATAATGCGTTTCACTTCAGGAAACAGTCTAAGCGCTTACGCAGAGCTCTTTGGATGAAAAACGCTAAGCTCTT GGTAATGTTGACGTGCGTGATAGTTCTCGTGCTGTACATAATAATCGCATCTTTCTGTGGAGGCATCACTTTACCCTCCTGCAGATCTTAA